One part of the Mycolicibacterium aromaticivorans JS19b1 = JCM 16368 genome encodes these proteins:
- a CDS encoding PQQ-dependent sugar dehydrogenase, translated as MPGWRASAPCAAAVVLTAACGDSAPPAPPASAPTGLAPVVVAVPAGLDTAPFDTPRRALVPPGWTMSVWARVPRARLAAWAPDGALLVSVPAAGQVLRLAPGLPQPQSTVLLDGLDQPHGLAFDRGTLYVAESDQVDAFDYRGTRADGPRVVAAGLPDARSPDLGGAYAHALKSVAVGRDGAVYFSIGSTGNITADDRTAQPPRATIMRVPPGGGPAVPFATGVRNGTGLAIAPDGALWTAVNNRDQVPDPRPGPSYGRVTGYVNDHPPESVARLTPGRELGWPYCNPDIDGPPAFVRDVQTNADGSTLDCATLRPVEQTLGAHSAPLGLNFTEGSLPAPYNSGALVGVHGSWNRTPPRAPEVSFFAWYAGSLGPQQTLVGGFQDQDGSRWGRPVAAVAGPDGAVYITDDYAGDVYRLAPPGR; from the coding sequence ATGCCGGGCTGGCGGGCTAGCGCCCCCTGCGCGGCCGCCGTGGTGCTGACGGCGGCGTGCGGAGATTCCGCGCCGCCGGCTCCCCCGGCCTCAGCGCCCACCGGGTTGGCACCGGTCGTCGTCGCCGTGCCGGCCGGACTCGACACCGCGCCGTTCGACACGCCGCGCCGAGCCCTGGTCCCGCCGGGCTGGACCATGTCGGTGTGGGCCCGGGTGCCACGGGCCAGGCTGGCGGCCTGGGCACCGGACGGGGCGCTGCTGGTGTCGGTGCCCGCGGCGGGCCAGGTACTGCGACTGGCACCCGGCCTGCCTCAACCACAGAGCACGGTGCTGCTCGACGGCCTGGACCAGCCGCACGGCCTCGCCTTCGATCGCGGCACGCTGTACGTGGCCGAAAGCGATCAGGTCGACGCCTTCGATTATCGCGGCACCCGGGCCGACGGCCCCCGCGTTGTCGCCGCCGGATTACCCGATGCGCGCAGTCCGGATCTCGGTGGGGCGTATGCCCATGCCCTCAAAAGCGTCGCCGTCGGTCGCGACGGGGCGGTCTACTTCTCGATCGGCTCGACCGGCAACATCACCGCCGACGATCGGACGGCGCAACCGCCGCGAGCCACGATCATGCGGGTCCCGCCCGGGGGCGGTCCAGCGGTGCCCTTCGCCACGGGCGTGCGCAACGGGACCGGCCTCGCCATCGCGCCAGACGGAGCGCTGTGGACGGCGGTCAACAATCGCGACCAGGTTCCCGATCCGCGGCCAGGGCCGTCGTACGGGCGAGTCACCGGCTACGTCAACGACCACCCGCCGGAATCGGTGGCACGGCTGACGCCGGGACGCGAACTCGGTTGGCCCTATTGCAATCCCGACATCGATGGGCCGCCTGCGTTCGTGCGGGACGTCCAGACCAACGCCGACGGAAGCACGCTCGACTGCGCGACGCTACGTCCGGTGGAGCAGACCCTGGGTGCTCACTCCGCACCGCTGGGATTGAATTTTACCGAGGGCTCGCTCCCCGCTCCATACAACTCCGGCGCCCTGGTCGGGGTGCACGGCTCGTGGAACCGTACCCCTCCCAGAGCGCCGGAGGTTTCGTTCTTCGCTTGGTACGCAGGATCTTTGGGACCTCAGCAGACCCTGGTCGGAGGTTTCCAGGACCAGGACGGGTCGCGCTGGGGGCGTCCCGTGGCTGCTGTCGCGGGCCCGGACGGCGCGGTGTACATCACCGACGATTACGCCGGTGATGTGTACCGGCTTGCGCCGCCGGGCCGCTGA
- a CDS encoding pirin family protein has product MAATVDIRRAADRAATKINWLDSKHSFSFGHHYDSDNTHHGLLLVNNDDIVKPGTGFDTHPHRDMEIVTWVLQGSLVHQDSTGHSGVIYPGLAQRMSAGRGILHSEKNDSWTLTGNESHSEPVHFVQMWVVPDESGIDPGYQQLEIDDELLRGGLVTIASGMPEHNGHTAIAIRNRYAALHGARLQPGEAVELPEAPYLHLFVPRGEVTLEGAGELHEGDAVRFTAAGGQRVTATAPSEILVWEMHAGLAG; this is encoded by the coding sequence ATGGCCGCAACCGTCGACATCAGACGTGCCGCCGATCGCGCTGCGACGAAGATCAATTGGCTGGACTCGAAGCACTCGTTCTCGTTCGGGCACCACTACGACTCCGACAACACCCACCACGGCCTGCTGCTGGTGAACAACGACGACATCGTCAAGCCCGGCACGGGATTCGACACCCACCCGCACCGCGACATGGAGATCGTCACCTGGGTACTGCAGGGATCCCTGGTCCACCAGGACTCCACCGGACACTCCGGCGTGATCTACCCGGGGTTGGCGCAGCGGATGTCGGCGGGCCGCGGCATCCTGCACTCGGAGAAGAACGACTCCTGGACACTCACTGGCAACGAAAGCCACAGTGAGCCAGTTCATTTCGTGCAGATGTGGGTGGTTCCCGACGAATCCGGGATCGATCCGGGCTATCAGCAGCTGGAGATCGACGACGAGTTGCTGCGCGGCGGGCTGGTGACGATCGCCTCCGGAATGCCCGAGCACAACGGCCACACCGCGATCGCCATCCGCAACCGATACGCGGCATTGCACGGTGCCCGGCTGCAGCCGGGTGAGGCGGTCGAGCTGCCCGAGGCTCCTTACCTGCACCTGTTCGTTCCGCGCGGTGAGGTGACTCTCGAGGGCGCAGGCGAGTTGCACGAAGGTGACGCAGTGCGATTCACCGCCGCCGGCGGCCAGCGGGTCACCGCCACCGCGCCGTCCGAGATCCTCGTGTGGGAGATGCATGCCGGGCTGGCGGGCTAG
- a CDS encoding L-lactate dehydrogenase — protein MFEHRNHKVAIIGAGSVGTAIAYACLIRGSAGVLALYDTNAKKVRAEVLDLNHGSQFVPHCIVTGSDQIDVTAASAVVVVTAGAKQHPGQSRLDLAATNVAMAQELTPQLLELSPHAVIVFVTNPVDVVTYAATRAVDAPTGRIFGSGTLLDSSRFRYLIAQRADLAVGNVHGLIVGEHGDSEISLWSSVSIGGVPAAQFRAEGAAVFDEAAQIAISAAVVNAAYEIIEGKGATNLAIGLSTARIIEAVLGDQHRVLPISTVQRGAYEITDVALSLPTVVSAAGAGEVLQVPLAVPELLGLQASATTLRQARHSLGL, from the coding sequence GTGTTCGAACACCGGAACCACAAAGTCGCCATCATCGGGGCCGGCAGCGTCGGCACCGCGATCGCCTACGCCTGCCTGATCCGCGGATCGGCAGGCGTTTTGGCGCTCTACGACACCAACGCCAAGAAGGTGCGGGCCGAGGTTCTCGACCTCAACCACGGCAGCCAGTTCGTTCCGCACTGCATCGTGACCGGTTCCGACCAGATCGACGTCACCGCCGCGTCGGCGGTCGTCGTGGTCACCGCCGGGGCCAAACAACATCCCGGACAGAGCCGGCTGGACCTGGCAGCCACGAATGTGGCTATGGCGCAAGAACTTACGCCGCAGCTGCTGGAGCTGTCCCCGCACGCGGTGATCGTGTTCGTGACGAACCCCGTCGACGTCGTCACCTACGCCGCCACACGGGCCGTCGACGCGCCGACCGGACGTATCTTCGGATCGGGAACGCTGTTGGACAGCAGCCGGTTTCGGTATCTGATCGCTCAGCGTGCGGATCTCGCGGTCGGCAACGTGCACGGGCTCATCGTGGGCGAGCACGGTGACTCCGAGATTTCGCTGTGGTCGAGCGTCTCGATCGGCGGTGTGCCCGCCGCGCAGTTCCGCGCCGAAGGTGCGGCGGTCTTCGACGAGGCGGCTCAGATAGCCATCTCAGCAGCCGTGGTCAACGCCGCATACGAGATCATCGAGGGTAAGGGCGCGACCAATCTGGCGATCGGCCTGTCCACCGCGCGCATCATCGAAGCCGTGCTCGGAGACCAGCACCGGGTGCTGCCGATATCCACGGTCCAGCGCGGCGCCTACGAAATCACCGATGTGGCACTGTCATTGCCGACCGTTGTGTCGGCCGCCGGTGCCGGTGAGGTGTTACAGGTTCCGCTCGCGGTTCCCGAACTCCTCGGGCTGCAGGCGTCGGCGACCACGTTGCGACAAGCCCGGCATTCCCTGGGCCTGTAG
- a CDS encoding sigma-70 family RNA polymerase sigma factor, which produces MSVLAHNLDDGLDPGRGDFLAQAEPYRRELLAHCYRMTGSLHDAEDLVQETFLRAWKSYDRFEGKSSVRTWLHRIATNTSLTALEGRQRRPLPTGLGAPSSNPNDDLVERAEVPWLEPLPDSLYEDPADPSVIVGSRESVRLAFVAALQHLSPRQRAVLVLRDVLQWRAAEVADAIDTSVAAVNSLLQRARAQLEAIGPSQDDELSPPESDEAREKLADYISAFEDYDIDRLVKMFTDEAIWEMPPFDGWYQGGPTIGALIHQNCPAEKAGDMRLLPLTANGQPAAAMYMRLPETGGRHVPFQLHVLDVRADGVSHVVAFLDTSLFAKFGLPEML; this is translated from the coding sequence GTGAGCGTGCTCGCCCATAACCTCGATGACGGGCTGGACCCCGGCCGGGGCGATTTCCTGGCTCAGGCCGAGCCCTACCGGCGCGAACTGCTGGCGCACTGCTACCGGATGACCGGCTCGCTGCATGACGCTGAGGATCTGGTGCAGGAGACCTTCCTGCGCGCGTGGAAGTCCTATGACCGCTTCGAGGGCAAGTCGTCGGTGCGCACCTGGCTGCACCGCATCGCCACCAACACCTCGTTGACGGCGCTGGAGGGCAGGCAGCGGCGGCCGCTGCCGACCGGATTGGGCGCACCGAGTTCGAATCCGAACGACGATCTCGTCGAGCGTGCCGAGGTGCCCTGGCTGGAGCCACTCCCCGATTCGCTGTACGAGGACCCGGCTGACCCGTCGGTGATCGTCGGGTCACGGGAATCTGTCCGTCTGGCGTTCGTCGCGGCGCTGCAACACCTGTCCCCTCGCCAGCGCGCCGTTCTGGTGCTGCGCGATGTGCTGCAGTGGCGCGCCGCGGAGGTCGCCGACGCCATCGACACCTCGGTGGCCGCTGTCAACAGTCTGCTGCAGCGGGCCCGCGCCCAGCTCGAGGCCATCGGTCCCAGCCAGGACGACGAACTGTCACCGCCGGAGTCCGATGAGGCTCGCGAAAAGTTGGCCGACTACATCTCGGCTTTCGAGGATTACGACATCGATCGCCTGGTGAAAATGTTCACCGACGAAGCGATTTGGGAGATGCCGCCGTTCGACGGTTGGTATCAGGGCGGCCCGACCATCGGCGCGCTCATCCACCAGAACTGTCCCGCGGAGAAGGCCGGCGACATGCGGCTGTTGCCGCTGACCGCCAACGGCCAGCCGGCCGCTGCGATGTATATGCGGCTTCCGGAGACCGGCGGCCGGCATGTGCCGTTCCAGCTGCACGTCCTCGACGTGCGCGCCGACGGCGTCTCGCACGTGGTGGCGTTCCTCGACACCAGCTTGTTCGCGAAATTCGGCCTGCCGGAGATGCTTTAA
- a CDS encoding MarR family winged helix-turn-helix transcriptional regulator, producing the protein MAQRWLTGDQQRIWRNYLALNGRLHAAMNRQLQARCGLSLADYEVLVALSEQGPARVLELAEALGWEQSRLSHHLARMRSRGLIERHGTEQDRRGASVEITADGTDALHAAAPDHVALVRSVLFEPMTPTQLRAFDKVITTALDRLEGA; encoded by the coding sequence ATGGCTCAGCGCTGGTTGACCGGCGACCAACAGCGGATCTGGCGCAACTACCTCGCGTTGAACGGCCGTCTGCACGCCGCGATGAACCGCCAGCTGCAGGCGCGGTGCGGACTGTCGCTCGCCGATTACGAGGTGCTGGTGGCACTTTCCGAGCAAGGACCGGCCCGGGTACTCGAACTGGCCGAGGCACTGGGCTGGGAGCAGAGCCGGCTTTCACATCACCTCGCCCGGATGCGGAGCCGTGGCCTGATCGAGCGGCACGGCACCGAGCAGGACCGCCGGGGCGCGAGTGTCGAGATCACTGCTGACGGAACGGACGCGTTGCACGCGGCGGCACCCGACCACGTCGCCCTCGTTCGTTCGGTGCTCTTCGAACCGATGACGCCGACGCAACTGCGAGCCTTCGACAAGGTGATCACCACGGCGCTGGACCGCCTCGAGGGTGCCTAG
- a CDS encoding alpha/beta hydrolase family protein, which translates to MSLRRRLALVAVAVLLAVLPVAGCSSNSRQANTWVEDEVTFDAGGLTVHGTYRHQHGDKQAPAALLISESGRTDRNGDNNVAGPIGNMRQLAEYLSDHGVASLRYDKVGTGKTGLGPYADHPADVGSAVYTTGAKAAVRFLASEAATDKNHISVYGLGEGTVHAMTLADDTSAGAPKIHSVGLLQPLAGRYLDLITNRVRADVAAAVKAGQKNQQQADQTVAAWTAAVDQARKTGTVPAQLPDGLSAILNPGNVKAVVEADAIDPLKLAAAIPAATPVLLTCSDSDGQANCADITPLSDALDHTSLSLVALKGVNHVLRDDPTDNVGNYSKPGPLSPQLTAALNAFINS; encoded by the coding sequence GTGAGCCTGCGCCGTCGCCTCGCCCTGGTCGCAGTGGCCGTGTTGCTGGCAGTGTTGCCGGTCGCCGGATGCTCGTCGAACAGCCGGCAGGCCAACACCTGGGTCGAAGACGAGGTGACCTTCGACGCCGGTGGGCTGACCGTGCACGGCACCTACCGCCACCAGCACGGCGACAAGCAAGCACCCGCGGCGCTGCTGATCTCGGAGAGCGGACGCACCGACCGCAACGGCGACAACAACGTCGCCGGGCCGATCGGCAACATGCGCCAGCTCGCCGAATACCTGTCCGACCACGGCGTGGCTTCGCTGCGCTACGACAAGGTCGGCACCGGGAAGACCGGCCTGGGTCCGTACGCCGACCACCCGGCCGATGTCGGCAGCGCCGTCTACACCACCGGGGCGAAGGCCGCGGTGCGATTCCTGGCGAGCGAGGCCGCCACCGACAAGAACCACATCTCGGTCTACGGCCTCGGCGAAGGAACCGTTCACGCGATGACGCTGGCCGACGACACCTCCGCAGGCGCCCCCAAGATCCATTCCGTGGGTCTGTTGCAGCCGCTGGCGGGCCGCTACCTGGACCTGATCACCAACCGGGTCAGGGCCGATGTCGCGGCCGCGGTCAAGGCCGGACAGAAGAACCAGCAGCAGGCCGATCAGACGGTCGCCGCATGGACCGCCGCCGTCGACCAGGCGCGGAAGACCGGCACCGTGCCCGCCCAACTGCCCGACGGTCTGAGCGCGATCCTGAACCCCGGCAACGTCAAAGCAGTCGTCGAGGCCGACGCGATCGACCCGCTGAAACTGGCCGCCGCCATCCCCGCCGCCACCCCGGTGCTGCTCACCTGCTCGGACTCCGACGGCCAGGCCAACTGCGCGGACATCACCCCGCTCTCCGACGCACTGGACCACACGTCGCTGTCACTGGTCGCGCTCAAGGGCGTCAACCATGTGCTGCGCGACGACCCCACCGACAACGTCGGCAACTATTCGAAGCCAGGGCCGCTGTCGCCGCAGCTGACCGCGGCGCTGAACGCGTTCATCAACAGCTGA
- a CDS encoding nitroreductase family deazaflavin-dependent oxidoreductase, giving the protein MTANFHEMNQKVIDEFRATGGKAGGMFEGKPLVLVHHLGAKSGTERITPLVPYLADGRIFIFASKAGADTNPDWFHNLVAHPQTTVEFGTETFGVTARILDGDERDEIYAKQVAAQPQFGDYEKSTSRVIPVIELARSES; this is encoded by the coding sequence ATGACAGCCAATTTTCACGAGATGAACCAGAAGGTCATCGATGAGTTTCGGGCCACCGGAGGCAAGGCCGGCGGCATGTTCGAGGGAAAGCCGCTGGTACTGGTCCACCACCTCGGTGCCAAGTCCGGGACCGAACGGATCACCCCCCTGGTGCCGTACCTCGCCGACGGCCGGATCTTCATCTTCGCCAGCAAGGCCGGCGCCGACACCAACCCCGATTGGTTCCACAACCTCGTCGCCCACCCGCAGACCACCGTCGAATTCGGCACCGAGACGTTCGGTGTCACCGCTCGGATACTCGACGGCGACGAACGCGACGAGATCTATGCCAAGCAAGTCGCCGCCCAACCCCAGTTCGGCGACTACGAGAAGAGCACGTCGCGGGTCATCCCGGTGATCGAGCTGGCGCGTTCGGAGAGTTAA
- a CDS encoding GlsB/YeaQ/YmgE family stress response membrane protein, which translates to MIGTIIGAIVVGLIVGALARLVMPGKQNIGIIMTILLGAVGSFLGSWITYQVGYSNANGGFAIIPFLVGIVVAAVLIAIYVAVTGRSTRVHH; encoded by the coding sequence ATGATCGGAACGATTATCGGAGCCATCGTCGTCGGCCTGATCGTCGGCGCGCTGGCGCGACTGGTTATGCCCGGTAAGCAGAACATCGGCATCATCATGACGATCCTGCTCGGTGCGGTGGGATCCTTCCTGGGCTCGTGGATCACCTATCAGGTCGGATACTCGAACGCCAACGGCGGCTTCGCGATCATCCCCTTCCTGGTCGGAATCGTCGTTGCCGCAGTGCTGATCGCGATCTACGTCGCGGTCACCGGACGCAGTACCCGAGTTCACCACTGA
- a CDS encoding phosphodiester glycosidase family protein has product MPTIAAKLRLLVAGSMTAVSCLTLAATTGTPVAAADARAQLAQAIATTRGSYLVYNFGSGFPAPMLNAGGNWYELTNGGHLMIIKAASSRLTPRLLVDSHSGYQARCERTPGTRTRDGLVQASEIYTPLQAWQALGQPTIAINANFFDVRGQQAGSWKSTGCSSPLGAYIDNTQGQGRANAAVTGTVAYAGKQALSGGDEVWTALTTMILPVAGAPFVVTPKSPDDYDAATPVIQGLLDKGTRFVAVSGLGLLAPGDTGQMNDGGPSAARTALAYARDKDEMYVFQGGSYTPDQIQDLFRGLGSDTAILLDGGGSSAIVLRRDTGGMWAGAGVPKGSCDTMAVLCDSRERALPAWLAFN; this is encoded by the coding sequence GTGCCAACCATCGCCGCGAAGTTGCGCCTCCTGGTCGCGGGCAGCATGACCGCGGTGAGCTGTCTGACCCTGGCAGCCACCACCGGCACTCCCGTGGCGGCGGCCGATGCGCGCGCGCAGCTGGCCCAGGCGATCGCCACCACGCGCGGCAGTTACCTGGTCTACAACTTCGGCAGCGGTTTTCCCGCACCGATGCTCAATGCCGGCGGCAACTGGTACGAGCTCACCAACGGCGGCCACCTGATGATCATCAAGGCGGCCTCGAGTCGGCTGACGCCGCGACTGCTCGTCGACAGCCACTCCGGCTATCAGGCGCGCTGTGAACGGACGCCCGGCACCCGCACGCGGGACGGCCTGGTACAGGCCTCGGAGATCTACACCCCGCTGCAGGCCTGGCAGGCACTCGGCCAGCCCACCATCGCGATCAACGCCAACTTCTTCGATGTCCGTGGGCAGCAAGCCGGTTCGTGGAAATCGACCGGGTGCAGCTCCCCGCTTGGCGCCTACATCGACAACACTCAGGGACAGGGCCGGGCCAATGCCGCGGTGACCGGAACCGTCGCCTACGCAGGCAAGCAAGCGCTGTCCGGCGGCGACGAGGTGTGGACCGCGCTGACCACCATGATCCTGCCCGTCGCCGGGGCGCCGTTCGTCGTGACCCCCAAATCACCCGACGACTACGACGCTGCCACCCCGGTGATTCAAGGCCTGCTGGACAAGGGGACCCGCTTCGTCGCCGTCAGCGGACTGGGACTGCTTGCGCCGGGCGACACCGGGCAGATGAACGACGGCGGGCCGAGCGCCGCCCGCACCGCGCTGGCCTACGCCCGCGACAAGGATGAGATGTACGTGTTCCAGGGCGGAAGTTACACCCCGGACCAGATCCAGGATCTGTTCCGGGGTTTGGGCAGCGACACCGCGATCCTGCTCGACGGCGGCGGCTCGTCGGCGATCGTGCTTCGCCGCGACACCGGCGGCATGTGGGCCGGTGCCGGTGTGCCGAAGGGTTCCTGCGACACGATGGCTGTGCTGTGCGATTCGCGTGAGCGCGCGCTGCCCGCCTGGCTCGCCTTCAACTGA
- a CDS encoding heme-binding protein: MKFSGIASSKRVAAVGTGLLMGGMAVATMSAPMASAAPDCSSAGVASTVSSVTGSAHQYLAGHPGANQVLTAAYNQPRPQAEANVRGYFTANPGEYYDLRGILAPIGDTQRACNVTVLPPDLESAYTMFMAG, encoded by the coding sequence ATGAAGTTCAGCGGTATCGCGTCAAGTAAGCGGGTCGCGGCCGTGGGTACCGGTTTGCTCATGGGGGGCATGGCGGTGGCCACAATGTCCGCGCCGATGGCCTCGGCAGCACCGGACTGCAGCAGTGCCGGAGTCGCCAGCACCGTCAGCTCGGTGACCGGTTCGGCACACCAGTACCTGGCCGGACATCCCGGCGCCAATCAGGTTCTGACGGCGGCCTACAACCAGCCGCGCCCGCAGGCCGAAGCCAATGTGCGCGGGTACTTCACCGCAAACCCCGGTGAGTACTACGACCTGCGCGGCATCCTGGCCCCGATCGGCGACACCCAGCGCGCGTGCAACGTCACGGTGCTGCCGCCGGATCTGGAGTCGGCCTACACCATGTTCATGGCCGGCTGA
- a CDS encoding pyridoxamine 5'-phosphate oxidase family protein: MHREVTTVAELREIVGEPDHYVANKVKDRLSPVQRDWLAHSPLAFVATTDAQGRVDISPKGDPAGFVHVIDDRTIAIPDRPGNKRLDGYLNVLQRSGVGTLFVIPGRGDTLRINGRGRILADADYFDTMAVKGKRPLLALEVDIDEVFFHCSKAFLRSDTWKPETWNPTALPSVAQMAKALRHDWSDAELEERYCEDNIRKVLY; the protein is encoded by the coding sequence ATGCATCGTGAAGTGACGACCGTCGCCGAGCTCCGGGAGATCGTGGGCGAACCCGACCACTACGTGGCGAACAAGGTCAAAGACCGGCTGTCGCCTGTGCAACGCGACTGGCTGGCGCATTCGCCGCTGGCGTTTGTGGCCACCACTGATGCCCAAGGCCGCGTTGATATTTCGCCGAAGGGAGATCCGGCGGGATTCGTCCACGTGATCGACGACCGTACCATCGCCATCCCGGATAGGCCTGGGAACAAGCGGCTCGACGGGTATCTCAACGTGCTGCAGCGTTCCGGTGTCGGCACCCTGTTCGTGATCCCTGGTCGCGGCGACACGCTGCGGATCAACGGCCGGGGCCGCATCCTGGCCGACGCCGACTATTTCGACACCATGGCGGTCAAGGGCAAGCGGCCGCTGCTGGCGTTGGAGGTCGACATCGACGAGGTGTTCTTCCACTGCTCCAAGGCATTCTTGCGATCGGACACCTGGAAGCCGGAGACCTGGAATCCGACCGCGTTACCCAGCGTCGCCCAGATGGCCAAGGCGTTGCGGCACGACTGGTCCGACGCCGAGCTCGAGGAACGCTACTGCGAGGACAACATTCGCAAGGTGTTGTACTAG
- a CDS encoding alpha/beta hydrolase, which translates to MVTTRTERTFEGVGGVRIVYDVWTPDTEPRGVVILSHGLGEHAGRYHHVTERFGQAGLITYALDHRGHGRSGGKRVMVRSIDEYTGDFGTLVTTATAEHPDLPRIVLGHSMGGGIVFTYGVEHPGDYDLVVLSGPAVAANVGVPPVKAFFGKAVGSLLPNLPVEELDANAVSRDPAVVAAYNADPLVWHGKVPAGIAKALLKVGETMPQRARRLTAPLLVVHGGHDRLVPAAGSERLVECVGSADVSRKVYPELYHEVFNEPERDLVLDDVTAWIEARL; encoded by the coding sequence ATGGTCACAACACGCACCGAGCGGACGTTCGAGGGGGTCGGGGGTGTCCGCATCGTCTACGACGTGTGGACACCAGACACCGAACCGCGCGGCGTTGTCATCCTCTCGCACGGCCTCGGTGAACACGCCGGCCGCTACCACCACGTCACCGAGCGTTTCGGCCAGGCCGGGCTGATCACCTACGCCCTCGATCACCGCGGCCACGGCCGCTCCGGCGGCAAGCGGGTGATGGTGCGCAGCATCGATGAGTACACCGGGGATTTCGGCACTTTGGTCACGACCGCCACCGCCGAGCACCCGGATCTCCCGCGCATCGTGTTGGGCCACAGCATGGGTGGCGGCATCGTCTTCACCTACGGGGTTGAGCACCCGGGTGACTACGACCTGGTGGTGCTGTCCGGCCCCGCGGTCGCCGCCAACGTCGGCGTACCGCCCGTCAAGGCCTTTTTCGGCAAGGCAGTGGGGTCGCTGCTGCCGAACCTGCCGGTCGAGGAACTCGACGCCAATGCCGTGTCCCGCGACCCCGCGGTGGTGGCCGCCTACAACGCCGACCCGCTGGTGTGGCACGGCAAGGTTCCCGCCGGCATCGCCAAAGCGCTGCTGAAGGTGGGGGAGACCATGCCGCAGCGGGCGCGCCGGCTCACCGCGCCGCTTCTCGTCGTCCACGGCGGCCACGACCGGCTGGTTCCCGCCGCCGGAAGCGAGCGCCTGGTCGAGTGCGTCGGCTCGGCCGACGTGAGCCGCAAGGTGTATCCGGAGCTCTACCACGAGGTGTTCAACGAGCCCGAGCGCGACCTGGTGCTCGACGACGTGACCGCCTGGATCGAAGCCAGGCTGTGA
- a CDS encoding TIGR04338 family metallohydrolase — MTARDSQRSRVYAAEEFVRTLFDRAAQHSSRTIDFFGTQLTLPPEGRFASMASVQRYVDEVLALPAVTSRWPAPGPLSVRPRRAATAAHYENSDGTGVIAVPDRSTADWAMRELVLLHEIAHHLNPLGPAHGPGFVATFCELAGLVMGPEVGHVLRVVYAKEGVR, encoded by the coding sequence GTGACGGCGCGCGACAGTCAACGCTCCCGCGTCTACGCGGCCGAGGAGTTCGTCCGGACACTCTTCGACCGTGCCGCCCAACACAGTTCGCGCACCATCGACTTCTTCGGCACGCAGCTCACCCTGCCGCCGGAGGGCCGGTTCGCCTCGATGGCGTCGGTGCAGCGTTACGTCGACGAGGTGCTCGCACTACCCGCGGTGACCTCGCGATGGCCCGCCCCGGGACCGCTCAGTGTGCGACCCCGCCGCGCCGCGACTGCTGCCCACTACGAAAACAGCGATGGCACAGGCGTTATCGCGGTTCCGGACCGCTCGACAGCCGACTGGGCCATGCGCGAGCTGGTGTTGCTGCACGAGATCGCGCACCACCTGAACCCGCTGGGCCCCGCCCACGGTCCGGGCTTCGTCGCGACGTTCTGCGAGCTGGCCGGTCTGGTGATGGGCCCGGAGGTGGGCCATGTGCTGCGCGTGGTGTACGCCAAGGAAGGTGTCCGCTGA
- a CDS encoding DUF2786 domain-containing protein, with the protein MTDDKMLARIAALLRQAEGTDNAHEAEAFMAAAQRLATATSIDLAVARSHSATRSAAQAPTQRTITIGEPGARGLRTYVQLFAGIAAANDVQCDVASNSAFVYAYGFAEDIDASHALYASLVVQMVRSCDAYLATGAHKPTPTITARLNFQLAFGARVAQRLSHARDEARQEATRDRATAPGTAVALRNKELELREHYRQTSKARGTWRASRASAGYSSAARRAGDRAGKQARLGSSPELPGARTRLPR; encoded by the coding sequence GTGACCGACGACAAGATGCTGGCACGCATCGCCGCACTGCTGCGCCAGGCCGAGGGCACTGACAACGCTCACGAGGCTGAGGCATTCATGGCCGCCGCACAGCGGCTGGCCACCGCCACGTCGATCGATCTGGCCGTGGCACGGTCGCATTCCGCCACCCGCAGTGCCGCGCAGGCGCCGACCCAGCGCACGATCACCATCGGCGAGCCGGGTGCCCGCGGTCTGCGGACCTACGTGCAACTGTTCGCCGGCATCGCCGCGGCCAACGATGTGCAGTGCGATGTGGCTTCCAACTCGGCGTTCGTCTACGCCTACGGGTTCGCCGAGGACATCGACGCCAGCCACGCGTTGTACGCGAGCCTTGTGGTGCAGATGGTGCGCAGCTGTGACGCCTACCTGGCCACCGGCGCGCACAAGCCGACGCCCACGATCACCGCACGGCTGAATTTCCAGCTGGCGTTCGGCGCCCGCGTCGCTCAGCGCCTCTCGCACGCGCGGGACGAGGCGCGCCAGGAGGCCACCCGCGATCGCGCGACCGCGCCGGGAACCGCTGTGGCACTGCGTAACAAGGAACTCGAACTGCGCGAGCACTACCGCCAGACGTCCAAGGCGCGCGGCACCTGGCGGGCCAGCCGTGCCTCGGCGGGGTACTCGTCGGCGGCCCGGCGTGCCGGCGACCGCGCGGGCAAGCAGGCCCGGCTGGGGTCCAGTCCCGAGTTGCCGGGGGCGCGGACCCGGCTGCCCCGGTGA